In the Glycine max cultivar Williams 82 chromosome 6, Glycine_max_v4.0, whole genome shotgun sequence genome, TAAAATGCTTTTCAAGGGATTATGCATTATTAGTGAAGCTGCTTTTCACTGCATTAATATTGTAAAACAAGAGCAATGGATGATGTCACATTCCGAAGCTTTAAGAGTGGAGGTAATGAATGATGAACAtttataaaatagactaatCATCCATGACATATACACAACCTTAAAAGGaattgaagaaaacaaattCTAGAAACCCTTGAGAACAGAAGGCAAAGATAAATGTCATGTTCTAAGTAGAAAgcattaacaaaataatatccATTGCTCCATGATTAGAGATAGCAGTGCAAAACATTCAAGAGATATGTTATGCATTCCGTAGAATTTTTCAAGGCTTTCGATTTGTGTGAAACTCTCACATGTTAAAGGGATGGTAAACCTGTAATTACCTTGATTTTCCTCCCAAAATTCCTCTTTGTCTTCTTATTCCTGTATCTGGAGAGCTTTTGGAAGCGTTCCTCACTGGTGCAGTTGCTGATAAGAAGGGGCCTCTCAAGGGGTGATTGGACGATGTTCATGTTACCATTACCAAGAGTCTGTCACAAAAACAGTATCAATAATCCAGTATAGTTTTGAGTAAATCTCAAGATTTTGGTTGAAACTATAGGAATAAAAAACTGGGAAGTATTTTAAAGCAGAAATTGTTTTTGATTCCACACAAGGAAGCATAATTTGCTGGATTAAGTATCCCATTTCTGGATGTAAAAGGGAGGGGGTGCTTGAAAAGACATGGCTTCAGATAAGGGTGAATTAAGTAACAGATATTTAATTACACTGCAGGTTCATTAAAGGAGCAGCATTTCCAGTATATCAAGAAACAAGTTAATCATATGTTTACATGAAACGTGACAAAAGGAATCATTCTCTTAAGAAGAATTTGGTGTATTCGGAACTTTTGATTTCTGATAACAAGcagatttcaaattttgagaCATTTAAACTAACAGATTTTGACAAGAGCAATATCTTTAATACATTAGGTATTATAAGAAAAGACTGCCAAATTTGTTATTTCTAATTAAGCAATCAGGTTCAGGTCATCTCATCATTCCTGTCTTTTTCATCTTCATACTCCTTAAATCTTGAGAATTAACAGAATATCAGATGATACTTGGTAGAGGTGAATCTTTGTTCTTAACTGAGTTCAAAAGGTAGTGAATTCTCTCTATATTGAGGTGGACAAAGATTCTGACAGAGTCCAATActtattatcaattttattccTTGGTATGGTAGTTATCATTGCTATCAAATTTTAAGCTATCGCACTAAACAAGTCAAGGAAAGAAGCTGAATTCTGAAAACATCAACACTTCTAACTTCAAGACAAAGTTGCTCCCACTTCTGTGGTGTAGTAAAAAAGATGACCTTTACACATCCTTAAGCTGTTACCTTCAATAGACACTGTTAAATTTTACAgtgatttgattaaatttattaaaaagcaGGAAACACAACGTATATACAAAGAGGTTAAGTCAAACCTTTATATCTCCTTCACTAAATGATCTCCGCATGCCATAATCTGCATTGAAATCTATTGCAGAGATATCAATGAAAGCAGGCTTCATTGCAGCTCCACGCATCCAGTCCATTGAGCTCAAACTTCCTGAGCTGACACTCTTTGCTAATTGCATGTCAGTAAATggcttgttttcttgaattgtgTTCTCATCAATGTTCAGAAAAGGAACCTTGATTTCCAGAATCTCAGAGAATGGTGACTCTATTGCTGCCTTTTCTAAGAGATCCTTTTCACATTCATAGAACACCTCACTCAGAAACTGATCATTTTGAAGAATATCAATATCAGTGGACTTTAGTCCCTGTGACGAGACATCTTCCCCACAAGACATCATTGAGATGGCCGCTGACATGTCCATGATTGGCTCTTCAATAATAGGTTCAGGAGCTTTGAACAGATCTCCCTCAGCTGCCAAATCATACTCTGACATGGCAGAAGACTGAACAAGGTCATCCTGCATTAAAGACATGGGGAAATAACCGGAAAGGTAATTAACAGATGTAATACAGCTATAGAAATGAAATTAACTTTAATTGTAGAGCCCAATGAAGATAAAAGTAAAGAATGTATGGCCCGAATTCAACAACTAGTAAGTGAAAACAGAATGTTAGCTTTAGaaccaaaaacagaaaagatgtTGAATAGCACTCCGCACAATCAATTAACTATTACAGGCAAATATGAAATAATCTTATTGTACCAAAAGTAATAATTGTAATGAAACAAATAAAGGAACAGACACATCACAATATGTCAACAACACTTTCAATTTTTAGTCTATAATCTATATCCAGTAGTCAATTGTTGTGAGCATGTAACGCTTGTTTCCAATTGGTTATCATGTTTAACTTACTAGTGTCAAGAAGTTGCTCTAAGATGATATTCCTGACATCAATGATGCCAATTGCCAAAAGTTTTCATGATGATATTTGCAAGATTCCATCAAGTAAAGTGATTCTTAAAGCAACTGacacattataaatttcttAGAATGGCAAAAGATTCCAATTGCATATCATGGTCATCCAACCAAAACACGGTTTATGGATGGGATTATCCTCGACTTTTTTAGAaaacgaaaaaacaaaaaaagagagagagaatcaaTCTGAGATAGTGAGGTGACAGAAAAAGCTATATATGTCAGTAAGAGACTTGATCAAGGGATTAAGAGAGTTTCAAGCACAATCTAAGAAATATGTAAGATTGTCCAGCTTAGGAAATTGACTCGAGTACTTATTATCAGAATAGTACATATTGCAGGTTAGATGATAAAgagataacaaaagaaaatgactttcttttctttaatttcagtACAAATCAAATTCCATATACTGTAGAAAAGACCATATGTCCATATTCATGCTACAAAGCAGAAGCCTTGCTGTAAACGATAGGTGCCAATACATATTCAGTTGAAccttcatgattcacatacaaAGGTCTGCATAGATTCAGGTTGGAATTCAATAGATGGTTTCAAATTCAAAGCCCATGCTTCAACCCAAAACCTGACTTTGAAAGAAAATCTGGGTCTTAACACCACAGTGAAACTAGCACCACAGTCCATAATACCCATCATGATTATAACTCAACTGGAGAATATGGATCACTATTTTCCTTCACGTGATTAAAGGAAGCCAGTTGAAAGCAAATAATTgaagaacaaatattcacacatcaaaatatccaaagcagAAAAGGTTCGAATCCTATCTTTGTCAATTATTTAAGGCTCTGCTGCAAGCAATATCATTATAAATCCCTATGCTTATGATGGATGCCATTACTTTGAAAAAAACCACAAGGTGGGttagtcaaggtgcaccttccCTGATTACAAGGCACTATCACCTCaaactttgtttgaaatttcAGTGACCAAAACAGCAAAACACACCTCATGAAAACAACCTACTTCAACCACTTATTTAAATGTAACAGGAGCAGAAATAGAAGTAACCTTTCTAGAATTATATTTAGTGCCCGACAAATACCATGAGGAAATGATTAAGTTGAGCATTAACAAACCCCATTCCTTTACCCTTTTTCCTTATTATAAAGAAGAAAAGCGAATAAAAAgtccttttttctctttaatctcCCTCTTCAGTGCGGCGCAAAAAGACAAACTCCACCCAGAGTTCACACTAGAAACTTGAAACAATAGGAAGAAAGATTATACATGACGGAACTATCACAAAGAAAACACTTCCTTTTTATAccccttttttgtttccttttctcaTACTTTTTTCAGATCCAGCGTATGAATCCAATTACAGTTGTTTCCACTTGTGGGATTAATTAGagggaaaaaaatcataaagaagagaagaagcaaAACTCAAATGAATAAACACATATTAAGTTTGAAAATGGTTGGTTATCAGTTTTTCTTCTTCAGCTTGGTATCATCAATCAGGCAAAGACCACCAAATAATCAACTAAAAGAGgaagaaattttcaaaatatctgAAATGcgtgaaacaaatatttacGTGCAAATTAAGGCATCAACACATGAAAAACTAAGTTTAATTCCATAATAAAAAACAACCCATTTTTGTTAGCCCCATTTACTCCAAAGAAATGAATAGGGACCATTCAGAGTAAGGAACAAATAGCGAGGAAAGAAAGCTTGGAAATTTATTCGATATAAGTAGAAAATGTAGATAAACAGAGCAAAAACAGAGGAGGGAGCAGAGACAGTAGGATAACAAGAGAGGAATAGAAAGATACCATTGAAGCATTGGACTTCTGGGTTTTGCAGTACTCCTCAAGCTGATGAAGGCCGTGAGAGACGTTGTGCAAATATGGGAAGAAAAGACCAGTCTCTGCATACATTTCTCCAAAACAAAACCTAATTTGGATGAAGATTTGTTCCACTGGAAACAGGGTAAAAGTAGAGCAAGAGAAACAGAGTGGTTAGTTTGAGTAGAGAGAGGGGGGTTTGAGCtttgatgattttatttatttaggacAAAGCAATAAAGTATTTATATGAAGAGAAATGGGAAGTAAATACGGCAATAATTATGGTATAGTTGCAGGACTTTGGAAATATATGATGTGAGAAGAAAGTATATTAAATAAAGACAAAGAAGGAAAAGGACAGAACCATTTTTATAATGCAATGTCCCCAATCATGTTTCTTGTCATGccctttttaaaagaaaaaatggaaaagggCATTGTTTTtgatgaatatataaatataaaatattttatggtaTTATCATAATTGCGAATCGCAGAGGAAGGTGAGTTGCACCAAGCCAATGGCAGAGAAGTGTGAACATAATGGTGATGGTGGAGGAGATGGTGGGGGCTGAACTGTGAACTTAACAGTTATCATCACTCATATAAGTCAGGGCAACAACAGTGGGGCAGTGTAGCCGTCGCCACACATCCATCCCAACGCGCTCTGACGGCGCTTGTCACAAACACGGGACATATACTTTCTTTGAAGCCTGTTTTTAACAtgtgattaatttttaagaCAAAGTAAATTTAGGCCACACAATTATATGTTCAACTCAAAATTTAATATCACCCGACTAATTTATAACATCCCATgacttttccaaaaaaattacatgatttATGTGTTTTAGTGTTTGctatttatcaaatttgataGCTAGggtttattttttctcaataatTTTCGAGACAAACATATCAAATCAtgtaaataatgtaaaataaaaagttcaaatatcatatttatatcaACTGGTGTAATACttgacaaaataataatattcactaattatgatttttgaaaataataattataatttaattgaaatgtgAAAATGTAAATAGCaagaatataaataaacaaaaaaatgtgtttgacaTCTTTATGAACACCTTGAATGCAATAAAAATTGACAAAacaacaagaaataaaaaagtttagatTGATTTCACTAAAACATATACTCATGCAAATAAAGGTTAATTCTCTAGTTCAAAGTCCAATTACTatcattaattcacaaaaatacttaaatctTAATTCCTCAAAAGAATCTAAATCTTTTATCCAATCTATCAATCTCTTAATTAATCTAACCAAGGGACTTGCTTCGAGAATAATAGTTAAAAGATGACTAACAAGTCTTATTCTATCCCTAAACACAAAAGTCATTAGGTGTTTATCTTCATTTATATGTTCACAAGCATTTCTTGATGTCAATTTAAATCACAACAtcaaacaaaaggtgatcaagcCAAAACAAACATTAATGTATAGAAGATAACActtaataatgaataataaacataaattaatagTCAAAATGTAAACATAAGGATGACTTCAACTATATCAATCTCAAAATAGATAAAACTAACTACATAActacaaggaaaaaaatatagatgaaaaatattataagaaatggTAAGGAAGTGATGGAGGGCAAGGGTGAGCTACTCAGCTGCAACCCTAGATAGTTCTCGCGACTAAATTTGTTTTCTATTCACATTTTGAGAGCTTAAATAGGGTCAAATGTGTTCCATTGTCCTTTTTTTACAAATGTTTGTACGCTTAGCTCGACATGTCACGCTAAGTGTGCATGCAAAAGTAGCACTGGATTGAGTGATTGTGCGTTGAACTTGACATGTTTGACCCATTAAgtcttaaaaaatttctttaaaagagtCTTGAATTGGATGTCAACACTagttctcttctttcttcatttattgctacaacaaaataaactaaaattagatgaaaaatcaaacatttaaaCTATGTTAAAGCTATTATGGTTCATTCAAAACTTAATAATAAACAAACTCAAACAAGCTTAAatgtattcaaatattaaacatAATTGGCTACGAGATGGTCATTAAAATAGCGTTCTTatggtaattattattttttttcattttcacatGAAAAAACTTTCCCATTTATATGTTGTTCGATAAAACATttcagata is a window encoding:
- the LOC100820570 gene encoding uncharacterized protein LOC100820570 — protein: MYAETGLFFPYLHNVSHGLHQLEEYCKTQKSNASMDDLVQSSAMSEYDLAAEGDLFKAPEPIIEEPIMDMSAAISMMSCGEDVSSQGLKSTDIDILQNDQFLSEVFYECEKDLLEKAAIESPFSEILEIKVPFLNIDENTIQENKPFTDMQLAKSVSSGSLSSMDWMRGAAMKPAFIDISAIDFNADYGMRRSFSEGDIKTLGNGNMNIVQSPLERPLLISNCTSEERFQKLSRYRNKKTKRNFGRKIKYACRKALADSQPRIRGRFARTEESDVKRE